A genomic window from Candidatus Obscuribacterales bacterium includes:
- the msrA gene encoding peptide-methionine (S)-S-oxide reductase MsrA produces the protein MQLIAGFLLFLVLLLNQSAASAADENQRALFSAGCFWKVQYVFSKVPGVIKTRVGYCGGSMTNPSYEQVCTDKTGHAETVEVVFDPKRTSYENLLMVFFDKHDPTTLNRQGPDIGTQYRSMIFYTTPEQKIAALKYVDELERSKHFYAPISTKIEAAGKFYPAEEYHQDYYKKHGNVCF, from the coding sequence ATGCAACTTATTGCCGGTTTCTTACTGTTTTTAGTTTTGCTTCTAAACCAGAGTGCAGCTAGTGCTGCAGATGAGAATCAGCGGGCTTTATTTTCGGCTGGCTGTTTTTGGAAAGTGCAGTATGTGTTTAGCAAGGTGCCTGGCGTCATAAAAACTCGCGTTGGCTATTGTGGTGGTTCTATGACCAATCCGAGTTACGAGCAAGTTTGCACAGACAAGACAGGGCACGCTGAAACTGTAGAAGTTGTATTTGATCCCAAAAGAACCAGTTACGAAAATCTCCTAATGGTATTTTTTGACAAACATGATCCGACTACTCTGAACAGGCAGGGTCCTGATATTGGAACTCAGTATCGTTCGATGATTTTCTATACAACTCCGGAGCAAAAGATTGCAGCACTTAAGTATGTCGATGAACTTGAACGTTCCAAACACTTTTACGCACCAATCAGCACGAAAATTGAGGCTGCAGGCAAGTTTTATCCAGCCGAGGAATATCATCAAGATTATTACAAGAAACATGGCAATGTTTGTTTTTGA